Proteins co-encoded in one Brassica oleracea var. oleracea cultivar TO1000 chromosome C4, BOL, whole genome shotgun sequence genomic window:
- the LOC106339444 gene encoding tropinone reductase homolog At2g30670-like isoform X1, translated as MDKRWSLQGMTALVTGGASGIGHAIVEELASFGATIHVCDISETLLNQRLSEWENKGFQVSGSICDVSSRPERETLMLTVSKMFDGKLTILVNNIGVVRLKPTTEYVADDFSFHISTNLESAYHLSQLSHPLLKASGFGSIVMNSSVGGVVSMECGSLYSLTKGAMNQLARSLACEWATDGIRINSVAPNFILTDMTAPHLEDAGYKKSLFSRTPLGRAGEPKEVASLVAFLCLPAASYITGQTICVDGGLTVNGFSYKRQA; from the exons ATGGATAAAAGATGGAGTCTTCAAGGCATGACTGCCCTTGTAACTGGTGGAGCTAGCGGAATCGG GCATGCTATAGTAGAAGAGTTAGCTAGTTTTGGAGCTACAATCCATGTATGCGACATATCTGAAACACTGCTTAATCAAAGATTAAGCGAATGGGAAAATAAAGGGTTTCAAGTGAGCGGTTCAATATGTGATGTATCCTCTCGGCCTGAGAGAGAAACATTGATGCTAACTGTCTCAAAGATGTTCGATGGCAAGCTGACCATTCTT GTGAATAACATTGGCGTAGTTCGCCTTAAACCAACAACAGAATATGTGGCAGACGATTTCTCGTTCCATATTTCAACAAACTTGGAATCAGCTTATCATCTTAGCCAGCTTTCACATCCTCTTTTAAAGGCTTCTGGATTCGGAAGCATTGTTATGAATTCTTCTGTTGGAGGGGTTGTATCAATGGAATGTGGATCCCTCTATAGTTTAACGAAAG GAGCTATGAATCAACTAGCAAGAAGTTTGGCGTGTGAGTGGGCAACTGATGGCATAAGAATTAACTCTGTTGCTCCTAATTTTATCCTCACTGATATGACTGCACCT CATCTTGAAGACGCGGGTTACAAGAAGAGTTTGTTCAGTAGAACTCCGCTTGGTCGTGCTGGAGAGCCAAAAGAGGTTGCATCACTTGTGGCCTTTTTGTGTCTACCTGCAGCTTCATATATTACTGGGCAGACCATTTGTGTTGATGGAGGTCTCACTGTCAATGGTTTCTCATATAAGCGACAGGCTTGA
- the LOC106339444 gene encoding tropinone reductase homolog At2g30670-like isoform X2: protein MESSRHDCPCNCCGCFRHAIVEELASFGATIHVCDISETLLNQRLSEWENKGFQVSGSICDVSSRPERETLMLTVSKMFDGKLTILVNNIGVVRLKPTTEYVADDFSFHISTNLESAYHLSQLSHPLLKASGFGSIVMNSSVGGVVSMECGSLYSLTKGAMNQLARSLACEWATDGIRINSVAPNFILTDMTAPHLEDAGYKKSLFSRTPLGRAGEPKEVASLVAFLCLPAASYITGQTICVDGGLTVNGFSYKRQA, encoded by the exons ATGGAGTCTTCAAGGCATGACTGCCCTTGTAACTG TTGTGGATGTTTTAGGCATGCTATAGTAGAAGAGTTAGCTAGTTTTGGAGCTACAATCCATGTATGCGACATATCTGAAACACTGCTTAATCAAAGATTAAGCGAATGGGAAAATAAAGGGTTTCAAGTGAGCGGTTCAATATGTGATGTATCCTCTCGGCCTGAGAGAGAAACATTGATGCTAACTGTCTCAAAGATGTTCGATGGCAAGCTGACCATTCTT GTGAATAACATTGGCGTAGTTCGCCTTAAACCAACAACAGAATATGTGGCAGACGATTTCTCGTTCCATATTTCAACAAACTTGGAATCAGCTTATCATCTTAGCCAGCTTTCACATCCTCTTTTAAAGGCTTCTGGATTCGGAAGCATTGTTATGAATTCTTCTGTTGGAGGGGTTGTATCAATGGAATGTGGATCCCTCTATAGTTTAACGAAAG GAGCTATGAATCAACTAGCAAGAAGTTTGGCGTGTGAGTGGGCAACTGATGGCATAAGAATTAACTCTGTTGCTCCTAATTTTATCCTCACTGATATGACTGCACCT CATCTTGAAGACGCGGGTTACAAGAAGAGTTTGTTCAGTAGAACTCCGCTTGGTCGTGCTGGAGAGCCAAAAGAGGTTGCATCACTTGTGGCCTTTTTGTGTCTACCTGCAGCTTCATATATTACTGGGCAGACCATTTGTGTTGATGGAGGTCTCACTGTCAATGGTTTCTCATATAAGCGACAGGCTTGA
- the LOC106339444 gene encoding tropinone reductase homolog At2g30670-like isoform X3, whose product MESSRHAIVEELASFGATIHVCDISETLLNQRLSEWENKGFQVSGSICDVSSRPERETLMLTVSKMFDGKLTILVNNIGVVRLKPTTEYVADDFSFHISTNLESAYHLSQLSHPLLKASGFGSIVMNSSVGGVVSMECGSLYSLTKGAMNQLARSLACEWATDGIRINSVAPNFILTDMTAPHLEDAGYKKSLFSRTPLGRAGEPKEVASLVAFLCLPAASYITGQTICVDGGLTVNGFSYKRQA is encoded by the exons ATGGAGTCTTCAAG GCATGCTATAGTAGAAGAGTTAGCTAGTTTTGGAGCTACAATCCATGTATGCGACATATCTGAAACACTGCTTAATCAAAGATTAAGCGAATGGGAAAATAAAGGGTTTCAAGTGAGCGGTTCAATATGTGATGTATCCTCTCGGCCTGAGAGAGAAACATTGATGCTAACTGTCTCAAAGATGTTCGATGGCAAGCTGACCATTCTT GTGAATAACATTGGCGTAGTTCGCCTTAAACCAACAACAGAATATGTGGCAGACGATTTCTCGTTCCATATTTCAACAAACTTGGAATCAGCTTATCATCTTAGCCAGCTTTCACATCCTCTTTTAAAGGCTTCTGGATTCGGAAGCATTGTTATGAATTCTTCTGTTGGAGGGGTTGTATCAATGGAATGTGGATCCCTCTATAGTTTAACGAAAG GAGCTATGAATCAACTAGCAAGAAGTTTGGCGTGTGAGTGGGCAACTGATGGCATAAGAATTAACTCTGTTGCTCCTAATTTTATCCTCACTGATATGACTGCACCT CATCTTGAAGACGCGGGTTACAAGAAGAGTTTGTTCAGTAGAACTCCGCTTGGTCGTGCTGGAGAGCCAAAAGAGGTTGCATCACTTGTGGCCTTTTTGTGTCTACCTGCAGCTTCATATATTACTGGGCAGACCATTTGTGTTGATGGAGGTCTCACTGTCAATGGTTTCTCATATAAGCGACAGGCTTGA
- the LOC106339444 gene encoding tropinone reductase homolog At2g30670-like isoform X4 — MTALVTGGASGIGHAIVEELASFGATIHVCDISETLLNQRLSEWENKGFQVSGSICDVSSRPERETLMLTVSKMFDGKLTILVNNIGVVRLKPTTEYVADDFSFHISTNLESAYHLSQLSHPLLKASGFGSIVMNSSVGGVVSMECGSLYSLTKGAMNQLARSLACEWATDGIRINSVAPNFILTDMTAPHLEDAGYKKSLFSRTPLGRAGEPKEVASLVAFLCLPAASYITGQTICVDGGLTVNGFSYKRQA, encoded by the exons ATGACTGCCCTTGTAACTGGTGGAGCTAGCGGAATCGG GCATGCTATAGTAGAAGAGTTAGCTAGTTTTGGAGCTACAATCCATGTATGCGACATATCTGAAACACTGCTTAATCAAAGATTAAGCGAATGGGAAAATAAAGGGTTTCAAGTGAGCGGTTCAATATGTGATGTATCCTCTCGGCCTGAGAGAGAAACATTGATGCTAACTGTCTCAAAGATGTTCGATGGCAAGCTGACCATTCTT GTGAATAACATTGGCGTAGTTCGCCTTAAACCAACAACAGAATATGTGGCAGACGATTTCTCGTTCCATATTTCAACAAACTTGGAATCAGCTTATCATCTTAGCCAGCTTTCACATCCTCTTTTAAAGGCTTCTGGATTCGGAAGCATTGTTATGAATTCTTCTGTTGGAGGGGTTGTATCAATGGAATGTGGATCCCTCTATAGTTTAACGAAAG GAGCTATGAATCAACTAGCAAGAAGTTTGGCGTGTGAGTGGGCAACTGATGGCATAAGAATTAACTCTGTTGCTCCTAATTTTATCCTCACTGATATGACTGCACCT CATCTTGAAGACGCGGGTTACAAGAAGAGTTTGTTCAGTAGAACTCCGCTTGGTCGTGCTGGAGAGCCAAAAGAGGTTGCATCACTTGTGGCCTTTTTGTGTCTACCTGCAGCTTCATATATTACTGGGCAGACCATTTGTGTTGATGGAGGTCTCACTGTCAATGGTTTCTCATATAAGCGACAGGCTTGA